The following proteins come from a genomic window of Achromobacter sp. AONIH1:
- a CDS encoding sulfurtransferase, protein MSLRNLLAGAVAALALLAAAPATAQHAKFLVSTDWLEQNLKNPKVRVVEVSVNPGLYERGHIPGAANVSWHTDLVDTVSRDIAPPAQFQALLARAGIDADTTTILYGDNNNWFAAWGAWVFDIYGIQNVKLLDGGRKKWEAEGRPLANSATVHAPGNARVKDANPALRARLQDVLAVARKEKPGVLVDIRSADEYNGKIFAPNGVPELAVRAGHVPGAVNVTWSKLVAEDGTFKSAEELKAIYQAAGVDGSKPVITYCRIGERSSHSWFALSKLLGYETRNYDGSWTEYGNSVGSPISNPAGTVWGKT, encoded by the coding sequence ATGTCCCTACGCAATCTGCTGGCCGGCGCGGTCGCGGCGCTGGCCTTGCTGGCCGCCGCGCCCGCGACGGCGCAACACGCCAAGTTCCTGGTCAGCACCGACTGGCTGGAACAGAACCTGAAGAACCCCAAGGTGCGCGTGGTCGAGGTCAGCGTGAATCCCGGCCTGTACGAGCGCGGCCATATCCCGGGCGCGGCCAACGTCAGCTGGCATACCGACCTGGTCGACACCGTCAGCCGCGACATCGCGCCGCCCGCGCAGTTCCAGGCTCTGCTGGCGCGCGCCGGCATCGACGCCGATACCACCACCATCCTGTACGGCGACAACAACAACTGGTTCGCGGCCTGGGGCGCCTGGGTGTTCGACATCTACGGCATCCAGAACGTGAAGCTGCTGGACGGCGGCCGCAAGAAATGGGAGGCCGAGGGCCGGCCGCTGGCCAACAGCGCCACCGTGCACGCGCCGGGCAACGCCCGCGTCAAGGACGCCAACCCGGCGCTGCGCGCGCGGCTGCAGGACGTGCTGGCCGTGGCGCGCAAGGAAAAGCCCGGCGTGCTGGTCGATATCCGCTCGGCCGACGAATACAACGGCAAGATCTTCGCGCCCAACGGCGTGCCCGAGCTGGCGGTGCGTGCCGGCCATGTGCCGGGCGCGGTCAACGTGACCTGGAGCAAGCTGGTGGCCGAGGACGGCACCTTCAAGTCCGCCGAGGAACTGAAGGCCATCTACCAGGCCGCCGGGGTGGACGGCAGCAAGCCGGTCATCACCTACTGCCGCATCGGCGAGCGTTCCAGCCATTCCTGGTTCGCGCTGAGCAAGCTGCTGGGCTATGAGACGCGCAACTATGACGGCTCGTGGACCGAGTATGGCAACAGCGTGGGCTCGCCCATCAGCAACCCGGCCGGCACGGTCTGGGGAAAGACCTGA